A stretch of Metabacillus sp. FJAT-52054 DNA encodes these proteins:
- a CDS encoding GNAT family N-acetyltransferase, which produces MNFRIKQNSIPDGFTVKLAEPADTQTIALLLKEAAAWLKEKGSAQWSELLENGELDGLAASIKMGEVFLFEKGGLVAGMVMLLPQPGDWDRRLWGDEKQSLSIYLHKLVTAKSFKGSGLGRKILTWAEQGIEYNGRDRIRLDCIESNPSLNIFYQSAGYLLKGSSKGFCKYEKSI; this is translated from the coding sequence ATGAATTTTCGTATCAAGCAGAATTCCATCCCGGACGGATTTACTGTCAAATTGGCTGAGCCGGCAGATACTCAAACAATCGCTTTACTGCTAAAGGAAGCTGCTGCTTGGCTCAAGGAAAAAGGTTCTGCACAATGGAGTGAGCTGCTGGAAAACGGTGAATTAGACGGGCTCGCTGCTTCAATTAAAATGGGGGAAGTATTTCTATTTGAAAAAGGGGGATTGGTGGCCGGCATGGTCATGCTTCTTCCTCAACCAGGAGATTGGGATCGCCGTCTATGGGGTGATGAAAAGCAAAGCCTTTCCATTTATTTGCACAAGCTCGTAACAGCCAAATCTTTTAAAGGGTCTGGCTTAGGAAGAAAAATTCTGACTTGGGCAGAACAAGGAATTGAATATAATGGGAGGGACCGAATCAGACTGGATTGTATTGAATCCAACCCATCCCTGAACATCTTTTATCAATCTGCCGGATACCTCCTTAAAGGAAGCAGTAAAGGGTTTTGCAAATATGAGAAGTCGATTTAA
- a CDS encoding class I SAM-dependent methyltransferase: MLNEYVRVLKAKGWMKKNLPFLYTWHAYVGYELDLYESFRKPKTITEVAQANSLKKDLLERWMDVGLSIRYMKKASKGRFRTSRSFMLPSGKKNPQSTGVILKEMMELHIPALLSYPAIMTTENKQTFDHEQHGEVVAQTSSILEQVAYPVIYQLVKKTKAKSVLDAGCGHAGYLKRLSKDFPDLLLTGIELNEGVANEAKVRCREYPDLKIECQDAFEWESSESRDLVLINNLLHYVPQERRGELLKKAGTWLKKGGGIAIITPMRHAKYGKQFSSVFNSFFSAFDNLHPIPTEKELKTVAAEAGLGISSIRPVVKEGGWFAVYLEK, translated from the coding sequence TTGCTGAATGAATATGTCAGAGTGCTGAAGGCGAAAGGCTGGATGAAAAAAAATCTGCCATTTCTTTATACATGGCATGCCTACGTCGGGTATGAGCTGGATTTATATGAATCATTTCGTAAGCCCAAAACGATAACAGAGGTAGCTCAAGCGAACTCTCTTAAAAAAGACTTATTAGAGCGGTGGATGGATGTAGGTCTTTCAATCAGATATATGAAAAAGGCGTCAAAAGGCCGATTTCGTACTTCTCGAAGCTTCATGCTGCCGTCTGGCAAGAAAAACCCCCAATCGACCGGGGTTATTCTAAAGGAAATGATGGAACTTCACATACCTGCTCTGCTTAGCTATCCGGCTATTATGACAACAGAAAATAAACAGACTTTTGATCATGAGCAGCACGGGGAAGTGGTGGCTCAAACCTCTTCGATCCTTGAGCAGGTCGCCTATCCTGTTATTTATCAGCTTGTGAAAAAAACGAAGGCCAAAAGCGTGCTCGATGCAGGGTGCGGCCATGCCGGATATTTAAAGCGATTATCGAAGGATTTTCCAGATCTCCTTTTAACGGGAATTGAACTAAATGAAGGAGTGGCAAATGAAGCGAAAGTGAGATGCAGGGAGTACCCTGATTTGAAGATTGAGTGCCAGGATGCATTTGAATGGGAGAGTTCGGAAAGCCGGGATTTAGTTCTAATTAATAATCTGCTTCACTATGTACCTCAGGAACGGCGGGGAGAGCTTTTGAAGAAGGCTGGAACCTGGCTGAAAAAAGGGGGAGGTATAGCCATCATAACCCCAATGCGTCATGCCAAATACGGGAAACAATTCTCGAGTGTTTTTAATAGCTTCTTTTCCGCATTTGATAATCTTCACCCCATCCCAACCGAGAAAGAGCTGAAAACAGTGGCAGCTGAAGCCGGACTTGGGATTTCTTCCATTCGTCCTGTTGTAAAAGAAGGAGGATGGTTCGCAGTCTATTTGGAAAAGTAG
- a CDS encoding NAD(P)/FAD-dependent oxidoreductase, whose product MKTSVLVIGGGVGGLTVALKLAMCGIHVTVAEQAKSGIHTYKGELLQPKSLEIFHSIGLIQEVEAKGHRIHHIDIHEMKKRDQTFYETGKASMDYRMINSPFSYSLMIPHEGLKHIILKAAEAYPSFNYLQPARFKGFHHDEAIIHYHGEDLSIEADYVIGAEGRKSKTRESMNSSIKERQYDHHFLTVSFSRPASMKEGKMISTPYTFLGLFPLPDNRVRTVYLIPAGEYKNMKEKGISFFHRCYKELCPDLDGYVDEIKSWRDIHLMIPVRYHASKYVDGNKALVGDAAHSVHPMAGEGMNLAIQDGDILGELLCWMYANGITSPGFLKWYERVRKPRTRYVLNLSHLSALTYSKPFAYFPGFRKKGILQTTRDDRLHTKQMLNVSGLGIWKETIYDRLIQLGLFPVRSNVDLMNLQKKFMFTRSSDYPWKTEGGK is encoded by the coding sequence ATGAAAACCAGCGTTCTGGTCATAGGCGGCGGTGTGGGAGGTCTGACCGTTGCTTTGAAGCTTGCAATGTGCGGAATTCATGTAACGGTTGCTGAGCAGGCGAAAAGCGGAATTCATACGTACAAGGGTGAACTGCTGCAGCCTAAAAGCCTGGAAATTTTTCATTCTATCGGTCTAATTCAAGAGGTAGAGGCAAAGGGCCACCGCATTCATCATATCGATATTCATGAAATGAAAAAAAGAGATCAAACCTTTTATGAAACCGGCAAGGCAAGCATGGATTACAGAATGATCAACAGTCCTTTTTCCTATTCCCTTATGATTCCGCATGAAGGGCTGAAACATATCATTTTGAAGGCAGCAGAAGCCTATCCTTCCTTTAATTATCTCCAGCCTGCAAGGTTTAAGGGATTTCATCATGATGAAGCCATTATTCATTATCACGGAGAAGATTTGTCAATTGAGGCAGATTACGTAATCGGCGCGGAAGGAAGAAAGTCCAAGACGAGGGAATCCATGAACTCCTCTATTAAAGAGCGTCAATACGATCATCACTTTTTAACCGTTTCTTTCAGCAGACCGGCTTCTATGAAAGAAGGCAAAATGATTTCGACTCCTTATACATTTCTGGGACTATTTCCGCTTCCTGACAACCGTGTCCGGACGGTCTATCTCATTCCGGCAGGAGAATATAAAAATATGAAAGAAAAAGGGATTTCTTTCTTTCATCGCTGTTACAAGGAGCTCTGCCCGGACCTGGACGGATATGTCGATGAAATTAAAAGCTGGAGGGACATTCATCTGATGATTCCCGTCAGATATCATGCAAGCAAATATGTAGACGGAAATAAGGCGCTCGTTGGTGATGCCGCTCACAGTGTCCATCCAATGGCTGGCGAAGGGATGAATCTTGCTATACAGGATGGAGATATTCTCGGAGAATTACTATGCTGGATGTATGCAAATGGGATTACCTCTCCAGGGTTTTTAAAATGGTATGAACGCGTCCGCAAGCCCAGAACCCGCTATGTTCTGAATCTCAGCCATCTTTCTGCCTTAACGTACTCCAAGCCTTTTGCTTATTTTCCGGGCTTTAGAAAGAAAGGTATTTTGCAGACAACAAGGGATGACAGGCTGCATACGAAACAAATGCTGAATGTGTCCGGGCTTGGGATATGGAAGGAAACCATTTATGACCGGCTCATTCAATTAGGTCTGTTTCCCGTTCGCAGCAATGTGGATTTGATGAACCTGCAAAAAAAGTTTATGTTCACAAGATCTTCAGATTACCCTTGGAAAACAGAAGGAGGGAAATAG